From a single Nematostella vectensis chromosome 3, jaNemVect1.1, whole genome shotgun sequence genomic region:
- the LOC5514207 gene encoding gamma-aminobutyric acid receptor-associated protein, whose protein sequence is MKWEYKEEHPFEKRRAEGEKIRKKYPDRVPVIVEKAPKARIGDLDKKKYLVPSDLTVGQFYFLIRKRIHLRPEDALFFFVNNVIPPTSATMGQLYQEHHEEDFFLYIAYSDESVYGCCD, encoded by the exons ATGAAGTGGGAATATAAAGAAGAGCATCCCTTTGAGAAAAGACGCGCTGAAGGGGAAAAAATTCGCAAGAAATACCCCGATCGAGTCCCG GTTATTGTGGAAAAAGCTCCAAAAGCAAGAATTGGGGATCTAGATAAAAAGAAGTATCTTGTTCCTTCAGATTTAACTG ttgGCCAGTTCTACTTTCTAATTCGCAAGAGAATTCACCTAAGACCAGAGGATGCGCTTTTCTTCTTTGTAAACAATGTCATCCCGCCCACGAGTGCCACCATGGGCCAACTATACCAGGAGCACCATGAAGAGGACTTTTTCTTGTACATTGCATACAGTGATGAGAGCGTGTATGGCTGCTGTGACTGA
- the LOC5514208 gene encoding uncharacterized protein LOC5514208: protein MDTINTAGILKRVLRSCSSEKNTKREAERFFAYLGGGECPLEALQLSLGRNEELLNAQVTTVHEIARAVQYQDEAEQKYGLSNHWDFLTSLYHRNILHLMRRILKIRLPSDLTCDGDIPWKSVYFHCLMITKHIVDYLEPNTTYMKSIVESGTVEVLLEFMSGSIDLLASFPVLVTLRPLCFQSLEACERLIFCGGLTTLGNFMLKDNYHKQIFKQFHAGLMRYQLEALREVHDARPVVYAESMEENKVYVDRHPKEKTIPYVVLKKWCSKIQITSAHIIMKIGDQNDRHRYIIAKDPAISKALRKWAKTPAILEQDALMADACTYIISTLCLKEDLAWQMVESYDIVTCLGRGLRYPDFKLVKSHIGLAFVLSSHAERVREEVVKNLDLIKTLCALMFSSESAIQDATVNTIINVAESPLGSQKLLEAGLRPLHLTLLCSYYDIDFGPKVTLLRQKLKQHIGRDWTKEETVYSKNPLQVAKQHDGEEALNLKDAGNKKFKQGCYVEAIKIYTSALEVCPPMKRPVTRHQATAVWWVLPSVLYSNRAQCYINNRDWQSAADDCTRAIAGCLEDNFVARNILHKTVFRRAKALLELGEYHVALTDIAYCYRKDRSDDVKRLLFAEILAKYRKHVGYEPIRRCGHCMGGEGEKLKRCAKCLEVYCSRECQLAAWKSDHKIICNINRV from the exons ATGGACACCATCAACACTGCAGGGATATTAAAACGCGTCCTTAGGAGTTGTAGCTCTGAAAAAAACACGAAACGGGAAGCTGAGCGTTTTTTCGCCTACTTGGGTGGCGGCGAGTGTCCCCTAGAAGCGCTCCAACTTTCGCTTGGACGTAACGAAGAGCTACTGAACGCACAAGTGACCACAGTGCACGAAATAGCTCGAGCTGTACAATATCAAGACGAAGCAGAACAG AAATATGGCTTGAGCAACCACTGGGACTTTCTGACATCCTTGTATCACCGCAATATCCTCCATTTGATGAGAAGGATATTGAAGATTCGCCTTCCATCTGACCTCACGTGCGATGGCGATATCCCATGGAAGTCTGTCTATTTTCACTGCCTTATGATCACGAAACATATCGTGGATTACTTGGAACCCAATACGACCTACATGAAAAGCATTGTTGAGTCTGGTACCGTTGAGGTTCTGCTTGAGTTTATGAGTGGAAGCATTGATCTTCTCGCATCATTTCCTGTTTTGGTTACATTGAGACCACTCTGCTTCCAAAGTCTGGAAGCGTGTGAGAGACTGATCTTTTGTGGTGGTCTTACCACACTTGGCAACTTCATGCTGAAAGATAACTATCATAAACAGATTTTTAAACAGTTTCATGCGGGACTTATGCGTTACCAGTTAGAGGCCTTGCGTGAAGTTCACGATGCCCGTCCTGTGGTCTATGCTGAGTCTATGGAGGAGAACAAAGTGTATGTGGACAGGCATCCTAAGGAAAAGACAATACCCTATGTCGTGCTCAAGAAATGGTGTTCAAAAATCCAGATAACCTCTGCTCATATCATCATGAAG ATAGGTGACCAGAATGACAGACACAGATACATAATAGCCAAGGACCCAGCCATATCAAAGGCCCTTAGAAAGTGGGCCAAGACCCCCGCCATCTTGGAGCAAGATGCTCTTATGGCTGATGCATGCACCTACATCATATCCACCCTTTGTTTAAAGGAAGACCTGGCCTGGCAGATGGTCGAGAGCTATGATATTGTCACATGTCTAGGAAGAGGGT TGAGGTACCCTGACTTTAAACTAGTCAAGAGCCACATTGGTCTGGCCTTTGTGCTTTCGTCACATGCAGAGCGAGTGAGAGAAGAAGTAGTCAAGAACTTA gATCTGATAAAAACTTTGTGTGCACTGATGTTCTCCTCTGAATCTGCG ATCCAAGACGCGACTGTAAACACCATAATTAACGTAGCTGAGTCCCCTCTTGGTAGTCAGAAGTTACTAGAGGCAGGACTGAGACCCCTACACCTGACACTCTTATGCTCCTATTATGAT ATTGATTTTGGGCCAAAAGTTACATTGCTCAGACAGAAACTTAAACAGCACATTGGAAG AGACTGGACTAAGGAAGAAACTGTCTATTCAAAAAATCCTCTTCAAGTTGCAAAGCAGCATGATGGTGAAGAGGCACTAAATCTGAAGGACGCTGGCAATAAAAAGTTTAAACAGGGGTGTTATGTAGAAGCTATAAAGATTTACACCTCAGCACTTGAAGTTTGTCCCCCAATGAAGAGGCCTGTCACTCGTCACCAGGCAACCGCTGTGTG GTGGGTCCTACCTTCAGTGTTGTACAGCAACCGCGCCCAATGCTACATTAATAACAGGGACTGGCAGTCTGCAGCAGATGACTGCACCAGGGCGATCGCAGGGTGCCTTGAAG ATAACTTTGTAGCACGTAATATTCTGCACAAGACAGTATTCCGGCGAGCCAAGGCCTTGTTAGAGCTGGGGGAATACCATGTTGCGCTGACTGATATAGCTTATTGCTACAGAAAAGATAGAAGTGATGATGTTAAACGACTATTATTTGCTGAA ATTCTTGCGAAATATCGAAAGCATGTAGGATATGAACCCATTCGCCGATGTGGACACTGTATGGGAGGTGAGGGTGAGAAGCTTAAGCGGTGCGCCAAGTGTTTAGAAGTGTATTGCTCTAGAGAGTGTCAACTAGCAGCCTGGAAGAGTGACCATAAGATAATATGTAATATTAATAGGGTTTGA
- the LOC5514210 gene encoding muscarinic acetylcholine receptor M3, whose protein sequence is MNSSSLEVSTRPYALLYTEAIFLSFICLISLTGNLSLFIIVLRNRNLRTRSNWFTLNLAFADVLVSSVNMPVTIATILAEKWLLGTTACSISAFLTILSFIASVMSLALIAVNRFFFIVRWRSYSSLFKRSRVVIYISIDWGISLLLSSPPLLGWARFDYIPGKSYCFVFWPSDVLFMYFMIFVCFCGPLVTMAVCYTKILLFTREHKRKVMAEVTGACGRKRVRGWVRRSVSPEETKITNTLLIVLAVFLLSWSPFAITMFLDVYYDKPLPRAIDMGSLLLGYLNSLCNPIIYAVRNRKFRTAYIKLYSACLPFLKRRVHVVEIGDTTILERPAVLQIEPKTNNYQSSSVSEDDAHLKLTGII, encoded by the coding sequence ATGAATAGCTCCTCGCTGGAGGTGTCAACCAGGCCATACGCCTTACTCTACACCGAAGCAATCTTCCTTTCTTTTATCTGTCTGATATCACTAACAGGGAACTTGAGTCTGTTCATTATCGTTTTGCGAAATCGTAATCTTCGAACAAGATCCAACTGGTTCACCCTCAACCTAGCGTTCGCGGATGTTCTAGTGTCTTCCGTCAACATGCCTGTTACCATCGCTACTATACTAGCCGAAAAATGGTTGCTAGGGACAACAGCCTGCAGTATCAGTGCATTTTTGACGATTCTGTCGTTTATTGCGTCTGTGATGTCGCTGGCACTCATTGCGGTGAACAGGTTTTTCTTCATTGTTCGCTGGAGGAGCTACAGTTCTCTGTTCAAGCGCTCCCGAGTGGTGATATACATTTCGATTGACTGGGGAATCTCTCTTCTCCTTTCCTCGCCGCCTTTATTGGGATGGGCTAGATTCGACTACATACCGGGGAAGTCCTACTGCTTCGTGTTCTGGCCATCGGATGTTCTATTCATGTACTTTATGATATTCGTCTGTTTTTGTGGGCCATTGGTAACCATGGCTGTTTGCTACACTAAGATCCTTCTCTTCACTCGTGAACATAAACGGAAGGTGATGGCGGAGGTAACGGGTGCGTGTGGTAGAAAACGTGTAAGAGGCTGGGTTCGGCGCAGTGTTTCCCCGGAAGAGACCAAGATCACCAACACACTACTAATAGTGCTGGCCGTGTTCCTTCTGAGCTGGTCCCCATTCGCCATCACTATGTTTTTAGACGTCTACTATGATAAACCACTGCCCAGAGCAATAGACATGGGATCACTTTTGCTGGGCTACCTTAATAGCTTGTGTAATCCAATCATTTACGCCGTGCGCAACCGGAAGTTCAGAACTGCTTACATCAAGCTGTACTCGGCGTGTTTGCCGTTCTTGAAGAGGCGAGTGCACGTTGTCGAGATTGGCGATACAACGATTCTGGAGAGACCCGCTGTCCTACAGATCGAGCCCAAAACTAATAACTATCAGTCAAGCAGTGTTTCAGAGGATGACGCGCACCTCAAATTAACTGGAATAATTTAG